From one Nothobranchius furzeri strain GRZ-AD chromosome 2, NfurGRZ-RIMD1, whole genome shotgun sequence genomic stretch:
- the LOC139066103 gene encoding zinc finger protein 37-like isoform X2 gives MKSFNLSTMSLEPPQHQVWGEEKVLTDQQLFNQESTSSLDQEEPEPSLIKKDQKELCIHQHEGQFFLKQENITFIETSPSEETDCHEPEPNMNQPLCQSTTEADNQDQGGCRKNNSESNGNEELTRNKRRQKTSHHRDSVNGHKLKRQKRAHRGERPFSCELCGNYFSHKCFLNVHMRAHTGEKPYPCKTCGKCFRDSGHLTKHMRTHTGEKPYSCKTCGKCFNDSGHLTTHMRTHTGEKPYSCKTCGKCFRDNGSLTKHMRTHTGEKPYSCKTCGKCFRDNGSLIAHMRTHTGEKPFQCKSCSKCFTRRFALINHMRTQHM, from the coding sequence AACCTCCACAGCATCAAGTTTGGGGAGAAGAGaaggttctgactgaccagcagctctttAACCAGGAGTCGACCTCCAGTCTGGATCAGGAGGAACCAGAACCTTCACTGATCAAGAAAGACCAGAAAGAACTCTGTATCCATCAGCATGAAGGGCAGTtttttctgaagcaggaaaatattaCCTTCATAGAGACTTCTCCTTCTGAAGAAACAGACTGCcatgaaccagaaccaaacaTGAACCAACCCTTGTGTCAGAGTACTACAGAAGCTGACAACCAAGATCAGGGTGGATGCAGGAAAAATAACTCAGAATCAAACGGCAATGAAGAACTGACACGTAACAAAAGACGTCAAAAAACCAGTCATCATAGAGACAGTGTAAATGGTCATAAGCTAAAAAGGCAGAAGAGGGCTCACAGAGGTGAAAGGCCATTTtcgtgtgagctctgtggaaactaTTTCAGTCACAAGTGTTTTTTAAATGTTCACATGAGAGCTCACACAGGTgaaaagccatatccatgtaaaacttgtggtaaatgttttagagacAGTGGTCACttaactaaacacatgagaactcacacaggtgagaagccatattcatgtaaaacttgtggtaaatgttttaatgacagtggtcacttgactacacacatgagaactcacacaggtgagaagccatattcatgtaaaacttgtggtaaatgttttagagacaatggttccttgactaaacacatgagaactcacacaggtgagaagccatattcatgtaaaacttgtggtaaatgttttagagacAATGGTTCCTTGAtcgcacacatgagaactcacacaggtgagaagccatttcaATGTAAAAGTTGTAGTAAATGTTTCACACGGCGTTTTGCTTTGATTAATCACATGAGAACTCAACACATGTGA
- the LOC139066105 gene encoding uncharacterized protein, translating into MPGSAHDANALRQSNLFNNAQSFPKRAVQIEGQDVDFFLLGDPAYPLLPWLMKGYLQSPRLTPQEESFNVYLSSARTTIEIAFGRLKSRFRVLLKRSDFHFTFTPYVVATCCALHNFCEMEKEHVNPRWAEEATSVERLFPQPVSQVNRADNSAASAIRRALTDYLAARVPLRKRLVRA; encoded by the exons ATGCCTGGTTCAGCACATGACGCCAATGCACTCCGCCAGTCAAATCTGTTCAACAATGCACAATCCTTCCCAAAG agagcagtgcagatcgAGGGGCAGGATGTGGATTTCTTCCTGCTGGGAGATCCTGCGTACCCGCTGTTGCCCTGGCTAATGAAGGGCTATCTGCAGTCCCCAAGACTGACACCACAAGAGGAAAGCTTTAACGTCTATTTGAGTTCTGCTAGAACAACTATAGAGATAGCATTTGGTCGACTGAAATCTCGTTTCCGTGTTCTGTTGAAGCGCAGTGACttccatttcactttcacaccatACGTGGTAGCAACCTGTTGTGCTCTACACAACTTTTGTGAGATGGAGAAGGAGCATGTTAATCCCAGATGGGCAGAGGAGGCCACATCAGTAGAAAGGCTGTTTCCACAGCCTGTGTCACAGGTAAATAGGGCTGATAACAGTGCAGCCTCAGCTATCAGACGGGCCTTAACAGATTACCTTGCTGCACGTGTCCCACTCCGTAAGCGCTTAGTAAGAGCATGA